One genomic segment of Clostridium estertheticum subsp. estertheticum includes these proteins:
- a CDS encoding phosphoglycerate dehydrogenase: MAIKTLFTYNYGGEKRKDIEAFGYDIKVISEENLIYNEELADIEVLVCYDPFKTLDIRKMKKLKWIQLSSIGIDQLPVEYVRKRSIIITNNKGGYSIPMGEWIVLKTLEMLKNSKKLYKNQVDRKWKMDTSLLELYGKTIGFIGTGTIANEAAKRFQGFGVTVFGVNTSGHDAEYFDRCYAMDELCEMLKLCDVVVVTVPYTKSTHHLINEDMFSSMKDGTFFINVARGNIVDEHFLIKSLKNGKLAGAAIDVYEEEPLKENSELWELDNIILTSHNSWISQMRNERRFETIYENMKRYIINDKLVNVVDLKRGY, translated from the coding sequence ATGGCGATTAAGACGCTTTTCACATATAACTACGGTGGAGAAAAAAGGAAAGATATAGAAGCTTTTGGGTATGATATAAAGGTGATTTCAGAGGAAAATCTAATTTATAATGAAGAGCTTGCTGATATAGAAGTTTTAGTTTGTTATGATCCTTTTAAGACTCTTGATATAAGAAAAATGAAGAAACTAAAATGGATTCAATTATCGAGCATTGGAATTGACCAATTGCCGGTAGAATATGTTAGAAAGAGGTCTATTATAATTACAAATAATAAAGGTGGATACAGTATTCCTATGGGAGAGTGGATTGTTTTAAAAACCCTTGAGATGCTAAAAAACAGTAAAAAATTATATAAAAATCAAGTCGATAGAAAATGGAAAATGGATACAAGTCTCCTTGAGCTATATGGCAAAACTATAGGATTTATAGGGACAGGTACAATTGCTAATGAAGCGGCTAAGCGATTTCAAGGATTTGGGGTAACTGTATTTGGCGTAAATACAAGTGGACATGATGCTGAATATTTTGATAGATGTTATGCTATGGATGAACTCTGTGAAATGCTTAAATTATGTGATGTTGTTGTAGTAACCGTTCCATATACTAAATCCACACATCATTTAATTAATGAGGATATGTTTAGCTCGATGAAAGATGGAACTTTTTTTATAAATGTAGCTAGAGGAAATATTGTAGACGAACATTTTCTAATTAAAAGCCTAAAGAATGGTAAACTAGCTGGTGCTGCAATAGATGTATATGAAGAGGAACCTTTAAAAGAGAATAGTGAGCTTTGGGAATTAGATAATATTATATTAACTTCTCATAATTCATGGATTTCGCAGATGAGAAATGAGCGAAGGTTTGAGACTATATATGAAAATATGAAAAGATATATAATTAACGATAAGCTAGTAAATGTTGTAGATTTAAAAAGGGGATATTAA